One part of the Anaeromyxobacter sp. Fw109-5 genome encodes these proteins:
- a CDS encoding LemA family protein, giving the protein MKTIRLAAPVAALALSAGCGFQSIPQAENAVGAAWAEVENQYQRRADLVPNLVETVKGYAAHERETLEAVINARAQATQVKLSVDQLTPENLKRFEQAQGALQSALGRLLAVAENYPNLKANENFRDLQAQLEGTENRIAIARRRYIEQVQQFNNLVTVPPTSWTNAIMYKKQPKAQFTATTAGADKAPSVKF; this is encoded by the coding sequence ATGAAGACGATCCGCCTCGCCGCCCCCGTGGCCGCGCTCGCGCTCTCCGCCGGCTGCGGCTTCCAGTCCATCCCCCAGGCCGAGAACGCCGTCGGCGCCGCCTGGGCCGAGGTGGAGAACCAGTACCAGCGCCGCGCCGACCTCGTCCCGAACCTCGTCGAGACGGTGAAGGGGTACGCGGCCCACGAGCGCGAGACCCTCGAGGCGGTGATCAACGCGCGCGCCCAGGCGACGCAGGTGAAGCTCAGCGTCGACCAGCTCACCCCCGAGAACCTGAAGCGGTTCGAGCAGGCCCAGGGCGCGCTGCAGAGCGCGCTCGGCCGGCTCCTCGCGGTCGCCGAGAACTACCCGAACCTGAAGGCCAACGAGAACTTCCGCGACCTCCAGGCGCAGCTCGAAGGGACCGAGAACCGGATCGCGATCGCCCGCCGCCGGTACATCGAGCAGGTGCAGCAGTTCAACAACCTGGTGACCGTCCCGCCCACGAGCTGGACGAACGCGATCATGTACAAGAAGCAGCCGAAGGCGCAGTTCACCGCGACGACGGCGGGCGCCGACAAGGCGCCCTCGGTGAAGTTCTAA
- a CDS encoding YgcG family protein, which yields MRAVALAALLAVVAAPSAARPEVAIPPLTGPVVDAAGLLGREDVRRLEALARAARAREGGAGVQLQYLVVPALEGEPIEDYSIRVAEAWKIGTRGKDNGVLVTVAVEDRAVRIEVGGGLEGGLTDLQSSRIIRGTIVPAFRAQRYGQGLYDAGVQILGALGALPSGLQPARTPRPQVRLSSLAILALFILMFVGRALTGFGPRRRRHLWWGGGPWIGGGGWGGGGGGGFGGGGGWSGGGGGFSGGGASGRW from the coding sequence GTGCGCGCCGTCGCTCTCGCCGCGCTCCTCGCGGTCGTGGCCGCCCCCTCGGCGGCGCGGCCGGAGGTCGCCATCCCGCCGCTGACCGGGCCGGTGGTGGACGCCGCCGGCCTGCTGGGCCGGGAGGACGTCCGCCGCCTCGAGGCCCTCGCCCGCGCGGCCCGCGCCCGCGAGGGGGGGGCGGGCGTGCAGCTCCAGTACCTCGTCGTCCCCGCGCTCGAGGGCGAGCCGATCGAGGACTACTCGATCCGTGTCGCCGAGGCGTGGAAGATCGGCACGCGCGGGAAGGACAACGGCGTGCTCGTCACCGTCGCGGTGGAGGATCGCGCCGTGCGGATCGAGGTGGGCGGCGGGCTGGAGGGCGGGCTCACCGACCTGCAGTCCTCGCGCATCATCCGCGGCACCATCGTCCCCGCCTTCCGCGCCCAGCGCTACGGGCAGGGCCTGTACGACGCCGGCGTGCAGATCCTGGGGGCCCTCGGCGCGCTGCCGTCGGGCCTCCAGCCGGCGCGAACCCCTCGGCCCCAGGTGCGCCTGTCGTCGCTCGCGATCCTGGCGCTCTTCATCCTGATGTTCGTCGGGCGCGCCCTCACCGGCTTCGGTCCTCGCCGGCGGCGCCACCTGTGGTGGGGCGGCGGGCCGTGGATCGGCGGCGGCGGGTGGGGAGGAGGAGGCGGCGGCGGGTTCGGCGGTGGGGGAGGGTGGTCGGGCGGCGGCGGCGGGTTCTCGGGCGGCGGCGCCTCGGGGCGCTGGTAG
- a CDS encoding TPM domain-containing protein, translating into MGIERHFGEDVRTRIAEAVRRAESLSRGQIVPVVVEKSDPYPEARYRGALLLAALATAIVLAFHLPLTVAELPLVQLGAGLAGALLAGWDPVERRLTGARAMDEAVRARATRAFHEHGLHRTAEGTGILVFASLFEHEAVVLGDRGIHEKMGADWDKAVAALVAGMRADDPGSGFVDAVALCGARLAEHFPRDPSLHPSRNELEDAIRTSRT; encoded by the coding sequence GTGGGGATCGAGCGGCACTTCGGAGAGGACGTCCGGACCCGGATCGCGGAGGCCGTCCGCCGCGCCGAGTCGCTCTCGCGCGGCCAGATCGTCCCGGTGGTCGTCGAGAAGAGCGATCCGTACCCCGAGGCCCGCTACCGCGGCGCGCTGCTCCTCGCGGCGCTCGCGACCGCGATCGTCCTCGCGTTCCACCTGCCGCTCACGGTCGCCGAGCTCCCGCTCGTGCAGCTCGGCGCGGGGCTCGCGGGCGCGCTGCTCGCTGGGTGGGATCCGGTGGAGCGGCGGCTCACCGGGGCGCGCGCGATGGACGAGGCCGTCCGCGCGCGCGCGACGCGTGCCTTCCACGAGCACGGGCTCCACCGGACGGCGGAGGGCACCGGGATCCTCGTGTTCGCGTCGCTCTTCGAGCACGAGGCGGTGGTGCTCGGGGATCGCGGCATCCACGAGAAGATGGGCGCCGACTGGGACAAGGCGGTCGCGGCGCTCGTGGCGGGGATGCGAGCGGACGATCCCGGGAGCGGGTTCGTGGACGCCGTGGCGCTCTGCGGCGCGCGCCTCGCCGAGCACTTCCCGCGCGATCCCTCGCTGCACCCGTCCCGCAACGAGCTCGAGGACGCGATCCGCACGTCGCGGACGTGA